The Cervus elaphus chromosome 22, mCerEla1.1, whole genome shotgun sequence genome has a window encoding:
- the TOM1 gene encoding target of Myb protein 1 isoform X3 — protein MEICDIINETEEGPKDAFRAVKKRIVGNKNFHEVMLALTVLETCVKNCGHRFHVLVASQDFVEGVLVRTILPKNNPPTIVHDKVLTLIQSWADAFRSSPDLTGVVAVYEDLRRKGLEFPMTDLDMLSPIHTPQRTVFNSETQSGQNSMGTDTSHRGDSNQQTTPLPTSALLPSDTPITPTPEQIGKLRSELEMVSGNVRVMSEMLTELVPTQTEPADLELLQELNRTCRAMQQRVLELIPRIANEQLTEELLIVNDNLNNVFLRHERFERLRTGQTTKAPSEAEAAPDLIDMGPDPVATGSLSSQLAEMNLGSSSVRAGLQSLEASGRLEDEFDMFALTRGSSLADQRKEVKYEAPQATDGLAGALDARQQSTGAMGGGSEKSLSDWMVRQGMIPVTQACLMEDIEKWLSTDVGTDVEEPKGVTSEEFDKFLEERAKVADRLPNLSSPSTEGPPGPPPGIAPRKKTQEKDDDMLFAL, from the exons TCCCAAAGATGCCTTCCGAGCCGTGAAGAAGAGAATCGTGGGGAACAAGAACTTCCACGAGGTGATGTTAGCTCTCACG GTCTTGGAAACCTGCGTCAAGAACTGTGGGCACCGCTTCCACGTGCTGGTGGCCAGCCAGGACTTTGTGGAGGGTGTGCTAGTGAGGACCATCCTGCCCAAAAACAACCCGCCCACCATCGTGCACGACAAGGTGCTCACCCTCATCCAG TCCTGGGCTGACGCGTTCCGCAGCTCGCCCGACTTGACGGGTGTGGTGGCCGTCTACGAGGACCTGCGGAGGAAGGGCCTGGAGTTCCCCATGACTGACCTGGACATGCTGTCGCCCATCCACACGCCCCAGAGG ACCGTGTTCAACTCAGAGACACAGTCAGGACAGAATTCCATGGGCACTGACACCAGCCATCGAGGGGACTCTAACCAACAAACCACACCCCTGCCCACCTCGGCCCTACTCCCGAGCGACACACCCATAACGCCGACCCCTGAGCAG ATCGGGAAGCTGCGCAGCGAGCTGGAGATGGTGAGCGGAAACGTGAGGGTGATGTCAGAGATGCTGACTGAGCTGGTGCCCACCCAGACGGAGCCAGCGGACCTGGAGCTGCTACAG GAGCTCAACCGGACGTGCCGCGCCATGCAGCAGCGGGTCCTAGAGCTCATCCCCCGCATCGCCAACGAGCAGCTCACCGAGGAGCTGCTCATCGTTAATGACAATCTCAACAACGTCTTCCTGCGCCACGAACG GTTTGAACGCCTCCGAACAGGCCAGACCACCAAG gccCCAAGTGAGGCCGAGGCAGCCCCTGACCTGATCGACATGGGCCCTGACCCTGTAGCCACCGGCAGTCTCTCGTCCCAGCTGGCAGAAATGA ACCTGGGCTCCAGCAGCGTGAGGGCTGGCCTGCAGTCTCTGGAGGCCTCTGGCCGACTGGAAGACGAGTTTGACATGTTTGCGCTGACACGGGGCAGCTCGCTGGCTGACCAACGCAAAGA GGTAAAATATGAAGCCCCTCAAGCAACAGATGGCCTGGCTGGAGCCCTGGATGCCCGGCAGCAGAGCACTGGAGCG ATGGGAGGCGGCAGTGAGAAGAGCCTCAGTGACTGGATGGTGAGACAAGGCATG atCCCTGTCACCCAGGCCTGCCTCATGGAGGACATCGAGAAGTGGCTGTCCACGGACGTG GGGACTGACGTGGAGGAGCCCAAGGGCGTCACCAGTGAAG AATTCGACAAGTTCCTGGAAGAACGTGCCAAAGTGGCCGATCGTTTGCCCAACCTCTCCAGTCCCTCCACCGAGGGGCCCCCAGGCCCCCCACCTGGCATTGCCCCGAGAAagaagacccaggagaaagaCGACGACATGCTGTTTGCCTTATGA
- the TOM1 gene encoding target of Myb protein 1 isoform X1, with product MDFLLGNPFSSPVGQRIEKATDGSLQSEDWALNMEICDIINETEEGPKDAFRAVKKRIVGNKNFHEVMLALTVLETCVKNCGHRFHVLVASQDFVEGVLVRTILPKNNPPTIVHDKVLTLIQSWADAFRSSPDLTGVVAVYEDLRRKGLEFPMTDLDMLSPIHTPQRTVFNSETQSGQNSMGTDTSHRGDSNQQTTPLPTSALLPSDTPITPTPEQIGKLRSELEMVSGNVRVMSEMLTELVPTQTEPADLELLQELNRTCRAMQQRVLELIPRIANEQLTEELLIVNDNLNNVFLRHERFERLRTGQTTKAPSEAEAAPDLIDMGPDPVATGSLSSQLAEMNLGSSSVRAGLQSLEASGRLEDEFDMFALTRGSSLADQRKEVKYEAPQATDGLAGALDARQQSTGAMGGGSEKSLSDWMVRQGMIPVTQACLMEDIEKWLSTDVGTDVEEPKGVTSEEFDKFLEERAKVADRLPNLSSPSTEGPPGPPPGIAPRKKTQEKDDDMLFAL from the exons TCCCAAAGATGCCTTCCGAGCCGTGAAGAAGAGAATCGTGGGGAACAAGAACTTCCACGAGGTGATGTTAGCTCTCACG GTCTTGGAAACCTGCGTCAAGAACTGTGGGCACCGCTTCCACGTGCTGGTGGCCAGCCAGGACTTTGTGGAGGGTGTGCTAGTGAGGACCATCCTGCCCAAAAACAACCCGCCCACCATCGTGCACGACAAGGTGCTCACCCTCATCCAG TCCTGGGCTGACGCGTTCCGCAGCTCGCCCGACTTGACGGGTGTGGTGGCCGTCTACGAGGACCTGCGGAGGAAGGGCCTGGAGTTCCCCATGACTGACCTGGACATGCTGTCGCCCATCCACACGCCCCAGAGG ACCGTGTTCAACTCAGAGACACAGTCAGGACAGAATTCCATGGGCACTGACACCAGCCATCGAGGGGACTCTAACCAACAAACCACACCCCTGCCCACCTCGGCCCTACTCCCGAGCGACACACCCATAACGCCGACCCCTGAGCAG ATCGGGAAGCTGCGCAGCGAGCTGGAGATGGTGAGCGGAAACGTGAGGGTGATGTCAGAGATGCTGACTGAGCTGGTGCCCACCCAGACGGAGCCAGCGGACCTGGAGCTGCTACAG GAGCTCAACCGGACGTGCCGCGCCATGCAGCAGCGGGTCCTAGAGCTCATCCCCCGCATCGCCAACGAGCAGCTCACCGAGGAGCTGCTCATCGTTAATGACAATCTCAACAACGTCTTCCTGCGCCACGAACG GTTTGAACGCCTCCGAACAGGCCAGACCACCAAG gccCCAAGTGAGGCCGAGGCAGCCCCTGACCTGATCGACATGGGCCCTGACCCTGTAGCCACCGGCAGTCTCTCGTCCCAGCTGGCAGAAATGA ACCTGGGCTCCAGCAGCGTGAGGGCTGGCCTGCAGTCTCTGGAGGCCTCTGGCCGACTGGAAGACGAGTTTGACATGTTTGCGCTGACACGGGGCAGCTCGCTGGCTGACCAACGCAAAGA GGTAAAATATGAAGCCCCTCAAGCAACAGATGGCCTGGCTGGAGCCCTGGATGCCCGGCAGCAGAGCACTGGAGCG ATGGGAGGCGGCAGTGAGAAGAGCCTCAGTGACTGGATGGTGAGACAAGGCATG atCCCTGTCACCCAGGCCTGCCTCATGGAGGACATCGAGAAGTGGCTGTCCACGGACGTG GGGACTGACGTGGAGGAGCCCAAGGGCGTCACCAGTGAAG AATTCGACAAGTTCCTGGAAGAACGTGCCAAAGTGGCCGATCGTTTGCCCAACCTCTCCAGTCCCTCCACCGAGGGGCCCCCAGGCCCCCCACCTGGCATTGCCCCGAGAAagaagacccaggagaaagaCGACGACATGCTGTTTGCCTTATGA
- the TOM1 gene encoding target of Myb protein 1 isoform X2 gives MDFLLGNPFSSPVGQRIEKATDGSLQSEDWALNMEICDIINETEEGPKDAFRAVKKRIVGNKNFHEVMLALTVLETCVKNCGHRFHVLVASQDFVEGVLVRTILPKNNPPTIVHDKVLTLIQSWADAFRSSPDLTGVVAVYEDLRRKGLEFPMTDLDMLSPIHTPQRTVFNSETQSGQNSMGTDTSHRGDSNQQTTPLPTSALLPSDTPITPTPEQIGKLRSELEMVSGNVRVMSEMLTELVPTQTEPADLELLQELNRTCRAMQQRVLELIPRIANEQLTEELLIVNDNLNNVFLRHERFERLRTGQTTKAPSEAEAAPDLIDMGPDPVATGSLSSQLAEMNLGSSSVRAGLQSLEASGRLEDEFDMFALTRGSSLADQRKEVKYEAPQATDGLAGALDARQQSTGAIPVTQACLMEDIEKWLSTDVGTDVEEPKGVTSEEFDKFLEERAKVADRLPNLSSPSTEGPPGPPPGIAPRKKTQEKDDDMLFAL, from the exons TCCCAAAGATGCCTTCCGAGCCGTGAAGAAGAGAATCGTGGGGAACAAGAACTTCCACGAGGTGATGTTAGCTCTCACG GTCTTGGAAACCTGCGTCAAGAACTGTGGGCACCGCTTCCACGTGCTGGTGGCCAGCCAGGACTTTGTGGAGGGTGTGCTAGTGAGGACCATCCTGCCCAAAAACAACCCGCCCACCATCGTGCACGACAAGGTGCTCACCCTCATCCAG TCCTGGGCTGACGCGTTCCGCAGCTCGCCCGACTTGACGGGTGTGGTGGCCGTCTACGAGGACCTGCGGAGGAAGGGCCTGGAGTTCCCCATGACTGACCTGGACATGCTGTCGCCCATCCACACGCCCCAGAGG ACCGTGTTCAACTCAGAGACACAGTCAGGACAGAATTCCATGGGCACTGACACCAGCCATCGAGGGGACTCTAACCAACAAACCACACCCCTGCCCACCTCGGCCCTACTCCCGAGCGACACACCCATAACGCCGACCCCTGAGCAG ATCGGGAAGCTGCGCAGCGAGCTGGAGATGGTGAGCGGAAACGTGAGGGTGATGTCAGAGATGCTGACTGAGCTGGTGCCCACCCAGACGGAGCCAGCGGACCTGGAGCTGCTACAG GAGCTCAACCGGACGTGCCGCGCCATGCAGCAGCGGGTCCTAGAGCTCATCCCCCGCATCGCCAACGAGCAGCTCACCGAGGAGCTGCTCATCGTTAATGACAATCTCAACAACGTCTTCCTGCGCCACGAACG GTTTGAACGCCTCCGAACAGGCCAGACCACCAAG gccCCAAGTGAGGCCGAGGCAGCCCCTGACCTGATCGACATGGGCCCTGACCCTGTAGCCACCGGCAGTCTCTCGTCCCAGCTGGCAGAAATGA ACCTGGGCTCCAGCAGCGTGAGGGCTGGCCTGCAGTCTCTGGAGGCCTCTGGCCGACTGGAAGACGAGTTTGACATGTTTGCGCTGACACGGGGCAGCTCGCTGGCTGACCAACGCAAAGA GGTAAAATATGAAGCCCCTCAAGCAACAGATGGCCTGGCTGGAGCCCTGGATGCCCGGCAGCAGAGCACTGGAGCG atCCCTGTCACCCAGGCCTGCCTCATGGAGGACATCGAGAAGTGGCTGTCCACGGACGTG GGGACTGACGTGGAGGAGCCCAAGGGCGTCACCAGTGAAG AATTCGACAAGTTCCTGGAAGAACGTGCCAAAGTGGCCGATCGTTTGCCCAACCTCTCCAGTCCCTCCACCGAGGGGCCCCCAGGCCCCCCACCTGGCATTGCCCCGAGAAagaagacccaggagaaagaCGACGACATGCTGTTTGCCTTATGA